The DNA window AGCATCGCCGCGGCCTCGTGGATGTCGCGGGCCGTCTTGTAGGTGGTGTTGCCCGCAAAGCCGAAGACGGTGTGCTCTCCGCGCTCCAGCCCGAAGCGCAGCAGGCCGCCGTGTCCGGAGAAACAGTGCAGGATCACCGGCACGTCCGGCCACGCGCGCAGCACGTCCATGACGCCCCGGTGCGCCGACTGCTGATCCTGTTTGTCCCGGGTGTGGATCACCAGCGGCTTGCCCACCCGCCGCGCGAGGTCGAGCTGCCACTCGAAGGCGCGGATCTGTGCGGCGCGTTTCGTGTCGTCCCAGTAGTCGTCCAGACCGCTCTCGCCAATCCCGACCACGCGCGGGTGCGTGGCCAGCGCCTCGATCTCGGCGCGGGTGGCCGGCGTGTCCTCGTCCGTGTCGGTGGGGTGCAGGCCCACGGTCGCGTACACGTCGGGGTACTGTTCGGCCAGGGTGACGGCGTTGCGCGCGTGTTCTGGGCTCGCGCCGATGCAGACCAGGGCGCTCAGGCCCAGTTCGCCGCGCGCGCTGGCCGGGTCGTCCAGGTAGTCGAGGTGGCAGTGCGTGTCGATCACGTCTGCCAGGGTAAGCCCGTCGCCGCCGGCCCGACCGCTGGACCGCCCCCGGCCGGGGCACCCGCCGAACCCACTCCAGGCCCACCACTCTCATGAGGAGGGCACGGTAGAGTGCCCGCGTGCCGAAGGCTGGACTCTACGCTCTGCTCGCCATCCTGGGGTTCGCCCTGTGCTTCGCGTTCCTGCCGTCCGGCACGGTCGCGGGCAGCGGCACCGGCGCGGTCCTGAGCGGCGTGACGTTCCGGCTGTACCCCAGCCGGGACGCGGACGCCGTGTGGTCCTTCGCGGCGCAGCAGGTCAGCAGTGACCCGGTCGCGGGCGAGACGCGCCTGACGGGCCTGTCCGGCGGCCAGCGCACCGTGAAGGAACGCGACCCCAGGACGAACGCGCTCACCGGCCGCGAGCGGCTGGACGCGCGGCTCGACGCGCCCGACCTCACCATCGACGATCAGGACAACATGACCACCCGTCAGGCCCGGATCACGCTGGTCAACGAGTGTGCGGACATCGATCTGAAGGGTTCGGCCGCCCAGCCGGTGAAGATCGAGCAGGGCCAGGGCTTCAGCGCTCCCGTCGCAGAGGTCCGCTCGCCGCTGCTGGACGGGCACTACGAGAAACTCCGCATGCGATTCGACTTCTACATCGAGGATGCCGACAACGAGCACTCGACCACCTCCTCGAACCTCGACACCACCGAACGCTGCGTGAACGGCAAGCGTGTGAACACGCCGGCCGGCACCTGACTCTGTCTCCAAGGAGAACGCCATGAACCACTCCTCCATGAAACGCACGGTCCTGATCCTCGGTACGCTCGTCACCACCGCCGCACTCGCCCAGGCGGCCGACACCGCCACCAAGCGCCTCATCACCATCCAGGGCGGGCCGCGCGGCGACCTGCGCAAGGGCCCGCTGACCTTCAACGGCTCCGCCAGCGCTCCGGTCAAGGCGACTGTCAGCACCCTGAACATCCAGGCGGCGCAGGCGGTCATGTCCGCGCCGGCCGGCACGCAGCTGATCGACGCGAAGGGCAAGCGCAATGCCGACTTCACGGGCAGCGTGCTCGTCACGCGCGGGCGCCTGACCGCCAAGGGCGACAAGCTCGCGTACTCCGAGTTGACCGGCCAGGGCGTCATGACCGGCACGCCCAGCGCGACCTTCGTGCCCTCGAACAAGGAGGACGGCGACGCCGTGAACATCCAGGCCACGCAGATGAGCCTGGACGTGGACAACAACGTGTCCACCAGCACCGGCAACGTCAGCCTGACGAACGGCACGCAGACCGGTAAGGCCGACAAGCTGGTCTTCGACGAGGACAAGGAACTCGCGCAGATGACCGGCACGCCCAGCCTGACGCGCGCCGCCAAGGGCAGCCAGAAGGAACTCGTGATGAGCGGCACCGAGGTGCGCGCCCGCACGAAGGAAAAGACCCTGTACGTGAAGGGGAACGTCAGGCTGGTGCAGGGCAGCACGACCACCACCGGCGACGCCGTGTACTACGACGACAAGAAGAACGTGGCGTACGTGGTCGGGAACGCCGTGAGCGTGGACAGCAAGAGCAAGGTCACGCTGCGCGCTCCGGCCAGCGGCTACCTGGAACAGCGCACGGACCTGGCGCGCGTGCGGGTGCTGAACTCGGCGTACAAGATTCCCGCCGACCAGTTCAAGCTGCGCGGCGAGCAGTAAGGACGTGGGCGGGCAGGGGCTACACTCGCGTATGGCGTTTCCCCGGCGGTCGGCCGCCCTCCTGACGCTGGCCCTGCTGCTGGGCGGCGTGCCGGGCAGTGTGTCGCCGCTGGCCCGCGCCCAGCAGGCGCCGCCTACGGATCAGGCCGCTCCGGCCACGGAGACCGCCGATACCACCAGTTCGGAGAACGCCAGCCTGGAACTCGTGCGCCGGGGGCAGAAGGACGGCAAGGAGCGCCGCATCCGGATCGTCCGCACCGGCACCAGCGACGAGACCGGGATCTTCACGGTGTGCAGCCCGCAGGACGGCGACCCCGAGAACGCCCCGAACCTCGCGGTGTTCAGCGAGACGACCACCAGCGGCATCCAGATCAGCATCGACAAGAACGTGATCCGCGTGCCGCTGGCGGTGGTCACGCAGCAGCAGCCCAGGGACGGCCAGGACGGCAGCGACGGCCGGGTGGAGGCCAGCGCCGGCACCGCCCGTTTTCTGGACACCGTGCCGGAGGGTGCCACGAACCGCCTGCTGAAGTGCGGCGTGGAGGTGAGCCCCAAGCCCGCGCCGGACACGGTGTTCGTCACGCAGGGCAAGACCGAGCTCAAGGGCCAGTCGCTGGTGTACGACGAGACGGACGGGATTGCGCGGATCGACGGGCCGATCAGCTTCGCGCGTGCGGGCCAGAGCGATCCGCTGACCGGCAAGAGCGACAAGATCGAGGTGGACGTCGATCAGGAGAAGACCACGCTGGTGGGGAACGTCGTGCTGAATTCCTCGGGCGGGCGGGTCAGCAGGGCCGCGCGGGTCGAGTACGACGACACCCGCAACGTCGCGCGGCTGATCGGAACCGCCGACCAGCCCGCACAGAGCGTGAAGGGCGGCGACACCCTGACCGCCGGCATGATCCTGTACGACCTCGACCGCAACGAGGTCTACGCGGTGAAACCCGAGGGCGGCACCATCACCGGCGAATTCCAGGACGGCGAATCCGGCGCAGGCACTTCCACGACATCCCCTGTCACGGCGCCGACGACCACTCCGCCAGTGACGACCTCGCCGCCCTGAGGACCGCAGCGCTCGCCTCCAGGGCCGCCGCCTCGGCGTCGTTCAGGGCCGGCATGACGGTCTCCAGCACGCCGGCCGCGCCCACGATGCGCGGCACACTGAGGCTCACGCCGTACGCCGGCGTGGGTGCGCTGACGGTCAGCACCGCCCGCCTGCCCTGCAGAATGCGCTCGGTGATGCGGGCCAGCGCCGCTCCGATGCCGTAGTACGTGGCGCGCTTGCCCTGAATGATCGCAGCGGCCGCGCCGCGCGTGCCCGCCTCGATCTGCGCGCGGATGTCCGGCGTCCACGGCCGGCCGCGCGCCTGCATGAAGGCCGCCACGGGCAGGCCCGCGACCGTCACGGCGCTCCACGCGATGACCTCGGAATCGCCGTGCTCGCCCAGCACCGCGCCGTGCACGTGTGTGGCGTCCACCCCGGCGTGCTGCGCGGTCAGCCAGCGCAGCCGGGCGCTGTCCAGCACCGTGCCGGAGCCCAGCACCGCGCGGTCCGGCAGCAGCCGGGCGCTCAGGTCCGTGAGGACATCGACCGGATTCGTTGCGATCAATAGCACGGCGCCTGGCGCAGCGGCGGCCACGCGCGGCATCAGGTCGCGGAAGATCGCGGCGTTCTTGCCCAGCAGGTCCAGGCGGGACTCGCCGGGCTGCTGGTTCGCGCCGGCCGCCACGATCACCACGCGGCTGCCCGACAGCGCGTCCAGCGGGCCGCTGTCCACCCGCGTGCCGTGGCTGACCGGGCTGGCGTGCGCGATGTCCTGCGCCTCGGCATCGGCACGCGCCGCGTCGAGGTCCGTGAGCAGCAGTTCACTGCACGAACCCCGCAGCACCAGCGCGTACGCGGCCGTCGCGCCGACCAGCCCCGCGCCGACCACGCCGACCTTCACGCCGCTGCTCCCACGCGCGGCTCAGCCGTGCCGGACCGACAGGACCGGAATCCGGCTGCGGGCCACCAGTTTCTCGGCGGTGCTGCCCAGCAGGAAGTGCTCCAGCATGCCCTGCGGGTGCGTGCCCACCACGATCAGGTCCGCGCCCCACTCCTCGGCGGCGTCCAGCAGGCCCGTCAGCGGATCGCCCACCAGCTGCACGCTCTCCTCGCCCGGCTGGACCACGCGTGACATCACGCCGGCGTCAGCGTCCTCCAGGGCGTTCAGCACCGCCGGGTCCGGCAGGGTGGGCGTCACGCCGCCCATCAGGTCCGGGGTGGTGCCCACGCGGGCGTCCGTGACGTGCGCGAGCTTGAGCTGCGCGCCGGGAAAGCGCGTGCGGGCCACGGTGAGCGCGTGCCGGGACGCCTCGGAGAAGTCCACGCCCACGAGGATCTTCTGGAAAGCGGAGGAGGGCTGGGTCATGGTCCGAACGTACACCGCGCCCGTCAGGCCCACGTGGAACCTGAAGGGCAAATGAAGTCCGCCCCCACGTGATCGGTGGGGGCGGATTCCGGGGCGTTCAGAGGCGGAAGGGGCGGTTCCACGCGCCGTTCTGCGCCTTGAAGATCAGGTTCAGCAGGCCGCCGGGATCCGAGTAGAAGACCTCGAGCTGGTTCGCGATGGTCTGGTAGCGCACCGCGATCGGGCTGCCGGGCCGCGCGGCGCCGGCCGGAGCCAGTGCGAAGGGCCGGTTCCACGCGCCGTTCTGCGCCTTCCACACGATGTTCACCGCGCCGTTCGGGCCGACTGTGAAGACTTCCAGCTGGTTGTTGAGGGGATAGAAGGAGCCCACGATCGAGCCGCCCGGAACGCCGGTCCCCGGCCCGCTGATGGCCGCAGGCCCGTTCCACTTCCCGTTCTGGGCCTTCCACAGCACGTTGACACGGCCCGAATTGTCCACGAAGAAGGCCTCGAACTGGTTGTTCAGGGGGTAGTACTGCAGGGTGATGCGGCCCCCGGCGGGCATCTGGTTGGGGGGCGCGATGCCGAAGGGCCCGTTCCACTTGCCATTCTGCGCTTTCCAGGCCAGGCCGATCCCGCCGTCGTTGCCCGCGAACATCACTTCGAGCTGGTTGTTCAGCGGATAGAAGGCGGCGCTGATGCCGGCTCCGGAGGGAGCCTGCCCCGGCCCACTCAGCGCGGCGGGACCGTTCCAGCTGCCGTTCTGGGCTTTCCACAGCACGTTCAGCGCTCCGTTGCTGCCGATGAACAGCACCTCCAGCTGGTTGTTCAGCGGGTAGAACACGGCGCTCAGGTCACCGCCGGGGCGGACGACGTTCGGGGCGGTCAGCCGGATGGGACTGGACCACGCGCCGTTCTTGGCCTTGTAGGTCACGTAGATCGCGCCGTCGTTGGCGGCGTAGAAGGCCTCGAGCTGGTTGTTCAGCGGGTAGCTCACCATCGAGATGTGCGCGCCCTGCGGCAGCAGGCCCGGCCCCGACAGGAAGATCGGGCCCTTCCACCACGAGTTGTTCACCTTCCACACCAGGCCCAGCGCGCCCTGCGGCGTCACGTACATCGTCTCGAACTGCTCGAGGTCAAAGGTCTTGTAATCGGCGATCTCGGGGCTGGTGCCGGGCACCGGCGTGCTCCCCTTGCCGTACAGCACGTTCACGCCGATCTTGTCGAGGTCGCTGAGCTGGCCATTGCCGTTCCAGTTCGGGTTGCAGTAGTTCATGATCGAGACTTTGTCGTACGGCGTGACGGTCCAGTCCGGATCGGTGCCCTGGTGCGCCTCGGAGCAGTCGAAGCGGTCCGAGCGGTTCTGTTCGTGCGCGATGCCCAGCGCGTGTCCGAACTCGTGCGCGGCGATGGCCTTGATGCAGTACTCGCGCGTCTTCTGGCAGCTGGTGCTGAAGTTGTTGAACGTGAAGTTCAGCTGCATGCCGTTCTTGACGCCGTCGATGCCGGTGCCCAGCGCCGTGGTGTGCGAGCGGTTGTCGATGATCTGGATGCGGATGCCGCGCGTATTCGCGCCGCAGGTCGCCCAGCCGGTGAAGCGCACCGCCGAGGCCGCCTCCCAGGTGGCCTGCACGGCCTGCTGAACCCAGCCGCGCGCGGCGGCGTCGCTGCCGGGGTTTTCCCAGCACACGCCGATCTGCGCCGACGGCCACAGGCTGGAGCGCTGCACGCTCAGCGGCGCGCTGGTCTTGCCGATGTTCTCCTGCGCGGGCGCGCTTCCCGCCACGCAGGCCACGGCCAGCAGAGAGCGGAACACGAAACGAAACGGGGTGTGGTTCATATGGCTCCTCGGCGGGGGAGAAGAAGTCCCCGCCACACGGCGGTGCTGTGAAAGGGCGGGCGCGATGACAGGCCGGTGCCGCTCCGGTCGGCAGGTCGCCGGCCGTGCCGGGAGCGCCGACCTGTCGGGTCTGGCCGCGCTACTTCGAGCAGGTTAGGTCGATACGGAAGCTGGGGCTCTTGACACCCCACGGCAGCGCCTTGGCGAAGTCCCCGCCCTCGCTGGTGTCGATGCGCCACACCAGCTTGGTGGGCCGCCGGCTGGTGCTCGCGGCGTTGCCGTCGAAGGTGGTGATCATGCCGCGCCACACGCCCGAGGGCTGGAACTGGCTGTACGTGACCTTCTGGCCGTTGAGCGAGTCGGTGATGCTCCAGCTCATCGGCGTGCCGTCGGCGGTGATGAAGGCCAGGTGCTGCTCGTCGGCGAACAGCAGGCCGTCGGCGCCGGTCATGGCCTTGGCGGTGCCGTTGCGGGCCTCCAGGTCCACCGCCCAGCGGGCCGTGCCGTCGTCCTGGATCACGCGCAGGTTGCTGAACTTGATGCGCCACACGCCGTTGAACAGCGTCTGGTTCAGGCAGCCCGACAGCGCCGTGATCTGCTGCGAGCCGCCCGCCACGGTGCCCGGCGTGCCCTGGCCCGCCGATGCCTGCGGCCCGGTGATGCTCAGGGTGTCGCCGGCCGTGCTCACCTGAAAGCCTGCCGCCGTGAGGGCGCTGATCGGCACGTAGGTCTGCCCGCCCACCGTCACCACGGTGCCCGGCACCACGCGGCCGTTGACCAGGATGCGCGTGACGCCGGCCGCCAGCGCCGACGCCGTGAGCAGTGCGGCCAGTCCCAGGCCGCGGCGGAACGAGAAGGGCCGTGTGCTGCGTCGTGTGTTCATATGCTGTGTCCTCCGTGGACTACGAGTTCCTGGCCGCAGCGCGTGCAGTAGCGCGCGTACGGACTGGTGATGTCGGCGTGGCAGCCCGGGCAGTGCCCGATCAGCCGCGCGCCGTCGTGCGGGCAATACCGTTCCTCGCTGACGCTGGGCAACGCGCGCCCACACCTCGGACACAGCCTGTACGTGACCCCCCGGTGCACCCCAGCCATCCCTCCACCTCCTGCGCCCAGGGTGCGGCGCGGCCGGTGAGGGTGTGGTCAGGGAACCGGGCCGTTACGCCGGACGGTCACCCACGCAGGGCGCTCACGACGGCCGGGCGGCCAGGTAGTCCTGCCAGCGCTCCGGCAGGACCACGCCCACCTCGCCCAGCTGCGCGCGCGCGGCGCCGTACAGCCGCGTCAGGCTGCGGTGGTTGTCGCTGCGCCGCAGGGCGTCCAGGGTCAGGGTCAGCGCGGCCTCGTCCAGCGTGTCCTCGTCCCACAGCAGGCGGCCCGCGCGGGCGCTCGCCGCGGGATCGTCGGCCAGCGCCGCGCGGGCCGCGCGCAGCAGGGCCGCGTGCAGCACCTCGCGCTGCGCCTCGCCCAGTTCCGGCGGCAGCGGGCCGCGCCACAGGCCCAGTTCCGGCGCGGCCAGGAACGCCTCGGCGTCGCTGGGCACGTCGCCCAGGGCGTACCCGCCGGGCGTGGTCACGATCACGCTGTGGCCCGCCGCCGCCCGCAGCGCCGCCACGCCCTGTTTCAGCGCGCCCAGCGCCTGCGCCTCGGGTCGGCCCGGGTACAGGTCGTCGGCCAGGTCCAGGCGCGTGACCTCGGCGCGGCCCTGGAGCCGGGCTTCCAGCAGGCGCAGCAGCAGCGTCCGGCGCACCTCGCCGCGCACCGGCGCGCCGTCGAGTTCCAGCGGACCCAGCACCCGCAGCCGCACGTCGCCGGCCGGCGCGGCCGCGCGGCCCAGCGCGCGGCGGGCCAGCAGCGTCCCCAGGCCCTGTCCGCGCGCCTCAAAGCGCTGCGCGAGCGCATTCAGCGCGTCCCGGTCGCCCGCCAGGCGGGCCACGTCCACGGCGACCCGGTCCGCCTCGTACTCGCCCAGGTGCTCGCGCGCCACGGCCTCGGCGGCCTGCAGCGCCGCCAGCGCCTCGCCGCGCCGGCCCAGAGCGTCCAGGGCCAGGCCGCGCGCCACGCCGTTGCGGCTTTGCGTGCGCGGATCGGCGCTGAGGGTCGCGGCGCGCGCCTCGGCCTCCTCGACCAGCTCCAGGGCGCGTTCGCCCTGTCCGGCGCGGGCGTGCGCGCGGCTGGCATCGTTCAGCGTCTCGACCAGCAGGCGCGCGTTGCCCAGGTCCTGCGCCAGGCGCAGCGCGCGCCGCGCGTGGTGCAGGGCCAGTTCTGCCGAGAGCGGCGCGCCGCTCAGGGTGTAGAGCGAGGTCAGCATGCCCAGCGCGTTCAGCAGGAAGTGCGCGCCGTCCAGGTAGGTCAGCACCCCCTGCGCCTCGATCAGCGCGTCCTCGGCGCGTTCCAGCTCCCCACGCTCGAAATGCAGCTCGGCGCGCATGCCCAGGCTGCTGGCGTAGCCGCGCGCGTCGCCCAGGCGCTGGCGGGCCTCCAGGGCGTGGCCCACGCTGTCCATCGCGGCGTCCAGTTCGCCCAGCATGCGCAGGAAGGCCGCGCGGTTGTGCCACAGCGCGCTGGCCCCCACGCTGTTGCCGGCGTCCTGCATGCTCTGGGCCGTGTCCGCGGCCAGGTCCGCCGCGGCGCGGTACTCGCCCTGGTGATACAGCAGCATGACCTGCACGCCCAGCAGCCGCTGGCGTTCCGGTTCGCTCAGCGGGCCGGCCAGCAGGGCGTCCAGTTCCCGCGCGGCGTCGTGGCGCCGGCCCGTGGCGAGCAGGGCCATCGCCACCGCGCTGCGGACCGGCACGCCCGCCGCGCCCTGCTGGTCGCCGTTCAGGGCCTCCCACGCAGACAGCGCGCCCACGTGGTCCCCGATGTTCTGCAGCGCCATGATGCGCGCGCCGTCGGCCAGCGGCCCCGGCGGCTGCGCCGCGAGCAGACTGTCGAGCGCGGCGCGGCCGCCGGCGCGGGCGCTGAGCGTGGCGGCCAGCGGCAGCGTGCGCTCGGCCAGCGCGGGGTCAGCCAGGGTACGGACGGCCAGGTCCAGCGCGCGCGGCAGGTCGCTGCCCTGGAGCAGTTGCGCGGCCTGCACGGCCAGCTCGGCGCGGCGCTCCGGACCCGCCAGGTCGCTCGCGCGGGCCAGCAGGGTGCCCGCCTGCGCCGCCAGCCCGCGCGTCTGGGCGGCGGCCGCGGCACGTTCCAGCAGGTCGGCCGCCTCGGTGGGTGGCGTGCCGGCGGCGTCTAGGAACTCCACGGCGCGCAGCGGATCGCCGTGGTACGCGGCCAGCGCCCGGCGGGCCAGCGCGCGTGCCTGCTCCGGCGTGGTCTGTGCGCGCAGCACCTCCGCGTACAGCGGGTGGCTGAAGGCCGCGTGCTCGCCCACCAGCAGGCCCTGCTGCGCGAGGTCGTGTGCGGCCGCCCGCAGCGCGTCCGGGCTGACCTCGGCCACCTGTGCCCACACGTCCGGCGGCGCGTCGGGCACGCTGGCCCGCGCGGCCAGCAGGGCGCGGTGCGTGCCGGCGCGCTCCAGGGTCAGGTCGATCAGCGCCTCGATGCGGCCCGGCAGGCGGGCCTGCTGCGGCGCGCGCCAGTGCCAGCGCTGCCCGTCGCTGTACAGGTGCCCGCTGCGCACCAGAAACCGCAGGTACTCCAGCGTGAACAGCGGATTGCCGCGCGCGCGGCCGTACACCCAGCGCCGCACCTCGGGCGGCAGGTCCGGCCCGAGTTCTCCCGCGCACAGGGCGTCGGTGCCGTCCGCGTCCAGCGGCTCGACCGCGCACGCGGCCAGGCCGTCCGGCACGGCGTGCCGCGTGGTGAACAGCAGCACCACTCCGCGCGCGCGGCCCAGCAGATCCGCCAGGGTGCGCAGCGCGGCCGCCTGGGTGGGGGGCGCGTCGTGCAGGTCGTCCACGATCACGCCCACGGGCGCGTGCGCGGCGATCAGGGCCGCCAGGGCGCTCAGCGCGCCGTCCCCGTCGGGCAGGCGGCGTAGCGCCGCCTCGGCCCAGCCGGGCAGGCCGCGGCCGGCCGGAAAGCGCGCCGGCCACTCGGTCAGCGGCAGGGTGGCGGCCACGGTATGCGCCTGCACGCCCCCGCGACGCAGCAGGTCGTGCGCGGCGTGCGTCTTCCCGACGCCGGCCGGCCCGTGGTACGCCAGCACCGCTCCCTGACGGCGGTTCCGCAGGGCCCGCAGGGCCGCCTGTTCCTCGCTCCGCATGCTTCATTGTGACGTGCCGGGCACGCCGGAGGGGCGGCGGGTACTGGTCGGCGCGGTCGGGGGGGCCACGGTACACTCCGGGACATGCACATGAAGAGTTTCGGCGCGGCGCTGACCGTCACGGGCAGCATGCACCTGCTCACCCTGGACGGCGGCCGGCAGCTGCTGATCGACTGCGGCCTGTTCCAGGGCGACGACGAGACCGACGCC is part of the Deinococcus metalli genome and encodes:
- a CDS encoding TatD family hydrolase, which gives rise to MIDTHCHLDYLDDPASARGELGLSALVCIGASPEHARNAVTLAEQYPDVYATVGLHPTDTDEDTPATRAEIEALATHPRVVGIGESGLDDYWDDTKRAAQIRAFEWQLDLARRVGKPLVIHTRDKQDQQSAHRGVMDVLRAWPDVPVILHCFSGHGGLLRFGLERGEHTVFGFAGNTTYKTARDIHEAAAMLPLERVLLETDAPFLAPVPKRGKPNRPGYVRHTLEFIAALRGLDAAALEAATDENARRVYGLTDVPPAP
- a CDS encoding LptA/OstA family protein, whose protein sequence is MNHSSMKRTVLILGTLVTTAALAQAADTATKRLITIQGGPRGDLRKGPLTFNGSASAPVKATVSTLNIQAAQAVMSAPAGTQLIDAKGKRNADFTGSVLVTRGRLTAKGDKLAYSELTGQGVMTGTPSATFVPSNKEDGDAVNIQATQMSLDVDNNVSTSTGNVSLTNGTQTGKADKLVFDEDKELAQMTGTPSLTRAAKGSQKELVMSGTEVRARTKEKTLYVKGNVRLVQGSTTTTGDAVYYDDKKNVAYVVGNAVSVDSKSKVTLRAPASGYLEQRTDLARVRVLNSAYKIPADQFKLRGEQ
- a CDS encoding LptA/OstA family protein is translated as MAFPRRSAALLTLALLLGGVPGSVSPLARAQQAPPTDQAAPATETADTTSSENASLELVRRGQKDGKERRIRIVRTGTSDETGIFTVCSPQDGDPENAPNLAVFSETTTSGIQISIDKNVIRVPLAVVTQQQPRDGQDGSDGRVEASAGTARFLDTVPEGATNRLLKCGVEVSPKPAPDTVFVTQGKTELKGQSLVYDETDGIARIDGPISFARAGQSDPLTGKSDKIEVDVDQEKTTLVGNVVLNSSGGRVSRAARVEYDDTRNVARLIGTADQPAQSVKGGDTLTAGMILYDLDRNEVYAVKPEGGTITGEFQDGESGAGTSTTSPVTAPTTTPPVTTSPP
- a CDS encoding lactate/malate family dehydrogenase is translated as MKVGVVGAGLVGATAAYALVLRGSCSELLLTDLDAARADAEAQDIAHASPVSHGTRVDSGPLDALSGSRVVIVAAGANQQPGESRLDLLGKNAAIFRDLMPRVAAAAPGAVLLIATNPVDVLTDLSARLLPDRAVLGSGTVLDSARLRWLTAQHAGVDATHVHGAVLGEHGDSEVIAWSAVTVAGLPVAAFMQARGRPWTPDIRAQIEAGTRGAAAAIIQGKRATYYGIGAALARITERILQGRRAVLTVSAPTPAYGVSLSVPRIVGAAGVLETVMPALNDAEAAALEASAAVLRAARSSLAEWSSAP
- a CDS encoding universal stress protein codes for the protein MTQPSSAFQKILVGVDFSEASRHALTVARTRFPGAQLKLAHVTDARVGTTPDLMGGVTPTLPDPAVLNALEDADAGVMSRVVQPGEESVQLVGDPLTGLLDAAEEWGADLIVVGTHPQGMLEHFLLGSTAEKLVARSRIPVLSVRHG
- a CDS encoding M12 family metallopeptidase, whose product is MNHTPFRFVFRSLLAVACVAGSAPAQENIGKTSAPLSVQRSSLWPSAQIGVCWENPGSDAAARGWVQQAVQATWEAASAVRFTGWATCGANTRGIRIQIIDNRSHTTALGTGIDGVKNGMQLNFTFNNFSTSCQKTREYCIKAIAAHEFGHALGIAHEQNRSDRFDCSEAHQGTDPDWTVTPYDKVSIMNYCNPNWNGNGQLSDLDKIGVNVLYGKGSTPVPGTSPEIADYKTFDLEQFETMYVTPQGALGLVWKVNNSWWKGPIFLSGPGLLPQGAHISMVSYPLNNQLEAFYAANDGAIYVTYKAKNGAWSSPIRLTAPNVVRPGGDLSAVFYPLNNQLEVLFIGSNGALNVLWKAQNGSWNGPAALSGPGQAPSGAGISAAFYPLNNQLEVMFAGNDGGIGLAWKAQNGKWNGPFGIAPPNQMPAGGRITLQYYPLNNQFEAFFVDNSGRVNVLWKAQNGKWNGPAAISGPGTGVPGGSIVGSFYPLNNQLEVFTVGPNGAVNIVWKAQNGAWNRPFALAPAGAARPGSPIAVRYQTIANQLEVFYSDPGGLLNLIFKAQNGAWNRPFRL
- a CDS encoding double zinc ribbon domain-containing protein — translated: MAGVHRGVTYRLCPRCGRALPSVSEERYCPHDGARLIGHCPGCHADITSPYARYCTRCGQELVVHGGHSI